Proteins found in one Helicobacter sp. NHP19-003 genomic segment:
- the flgC gene encoding flagellar basal body rod protein FlgC has translation MFLSSFDISGYGLSAQRVRANLISSNIANANTTRTDEGGPYRRQEAVFKSFDFNKILNEKLAEDNNLLDYEDPLDESDDIEKPNPPIMGVYVDKIVRDDKAPLLKYDPTHPDADANGYVSYPNVNPVVEMADLIEATRAYQANVAAFQSTKNMAANAISMLQA, from the coding sequence ATGTTTTTATCAAGTTTTGACATTAGCGGTTATGGGTTGTCCGCCCAGAGAGTGCGCGCCAATCTTATCTCTTCTAACATTGCCAACGCCAACACCACCCGCACCGATGAGGGCGGGCCCTACCGCCGTCAAGAAGCGGTGTTTAAGTCTTTTGACTTCAATAAGATTTTAAACGAAAAACTCGCCGAAGATAACAATTTACTAGACTATGAAGACCCTTTAGACGAGAGCGATGACATTGAAAAACCCAACCCCCCCATCATGGGCGTGTATGTGGATAAAATCGTGCGTGATGACAAAGCCCCGCTGTTGAAATACGACCCCACCCACCCCGATGCAGATGCAAACGGGTATGTGTCCTACCCCAATGTCAACCCTGTCGTGGAAATGGCGGATTTGATCGAAGCCACAAGGGCGTACCAAGCCAATGTGGCGGCGTTTCAGAGCACCAAGAACATGGCGGCAAACGCTATTAGCATGTTGCAAGCATAA
- the fliE gene encoding flagellar hook-basal body complex protein FliE has translation MKTLYTDIGLNKTSTPLDSKSHENLMEKGEFSQMLKHSIDELNNTQMESDRALADMATGQVKDLHQAAIAIGKAETSMKLMLEVRNKAISAYKELLRTQI, from the coding sequence ATGAAGACTTTATACACTGATATAGGGTTGAACAAAACAAGCACTCCTTTAGATTCAAAATCGCATGAGAATCTAATGGAGAAGGGGGAGTTCTCTCAGATGCTCAAGCACTCGATTGATGAACTCAACAACACCCAAATGGAGTCCGACCGCGCTTTGGCCGACATGGCGACAGGGCAAGTCAAAGACTTACACCAAGCTGCCATCGCCATCGGCAAGGCGGAAACGAGCATGAAGCTCATGCTGGAAGTGCGTAACAAGGCCATCAGCGCCTACAAGGAATTGTTAAGGACACAAATCTAA